From the Hoplias malabaricus isolate fHopMal1 chromosome 13, fHopMal1.hap1, whole genome shotgun sequence genome, the window ccaaaactttaaaagcctcacattaaaatataaaacaataaccAAATTGTGGATGCTATTCAGTGTCACATTACCTTGTGTCCTTATTAGATTCATTATTAAATTCCAGATTAACCTTACATATTGGcatatttgtaatttttgttttgttgtttttaatgtacattcatttacattcttACTAGGATTCTACTAATTGTTTGATAGCTGTGAATTGAATCAGgttttacagtttattattGTTTGCAGGTGCACTGTGTTCTTTCAGTGTGCCACCACAATATGACAGCTTTTGGTTTCTTGCTCAGAAATACATCATGTGTGTTGATGCTGAAAGGCCTGTTACCGAGCAATTATTAAACGTAACACATTAACTCAATTTTCTCACAGGCTCAGTCAGGGCATGTTTACATTGTTCAAACAATAAAACCACTTCCTGCTTTATGTTCACAAGAAACGAAACTTGATTTAGCTCTGCTCAGACAGAGTACTTAAGCTTCCATGTAAAAGATACTGCAACACATTTCCTTCTGGCCCTGGAGGTAAGATACCATCATTTTTCCTACACAGATACCATCACTATTTCCTGAAATAGTGATGTAGGTTAGTTGTGGTTTGTGTTTACATTACTCTGTTTTTACAGATCCCCAAACAGAATAATGTCCAGtactatttacattttttggcCTTTTCTGTTCCTGCACATCTCTGCACAGGGCTGGAGTATATTTGGTCAGTATTTATTTCACTATGCCCAGATATGCATGCATGATCATAGCTAAATAACATGATGTTTGCAGATAAACTGGAATTTAAATTTTcaaaaaattttacatttaatatttcataagAATCTTAAAACAGAAGttacagaaaaatatttatttttaaaaatatctataaGTGCCTAATATCATTCTGCAGGTGCCCAGACAAATGGCCCTGCACAAGAGGGTAGCCTGAGGCTGGTGGGAAGTGACCGGTCCTCGGCAGGACGTGTGGAGGTCTATCATGACGGGCAGTGGGGGACAGTGTGTGATGATAACTGGGGAATGGCTCAGGCACAGGTGGTGTGCCGACAGCTGGGTTTCCCTAAAGCCATCAATGTCACTGTGGGTGCATCCAATGGGGAAGGTAGGTTCCAGAGATTATGGACGTACAGAAAAACATTCAATTTGGACTTAATCGCCCATCATTAACACACATATCCATCTTTAAATTACACCTTTCAGGCACTGGTCCTATATGGCTGGACGATGTAATCTGCACAGGCGCTGAGAGCACTTTGTCCAGTTGTCGTTTTAAAGGCTGGGCTGTAACTGACTGTTCCCATAAGGAGGACGCGGGTGTTGTCTGTGAGAGCGGTAAGGCACACCGTGGCACAATGTAGTTACCTGCACTTGCTGTGAGATTATGACCATATATTAACACATTAGACATTGTACTTACACTGCTTCCACTCCTCAAACAGGCTGTTTTGACTgtgtattttcagaaatataATGTACATCTCCAGCAACCTTGGGGCCCTTTCATTAAACTGGATCGAACAAGTCTGGATTAAAAGTGTTTACATGTAAACGATTAATCTGGTTATCTGCTTTAACACAGTTCAATTCTTTGCAGTCAAAAGTATGGACAGTGGCAGCAAGTCTACACTAGACCACAGCCTGAGCCTGTCTGAAGATCTGGGATCTCTTTTTGATCGCGGGCACAACTGTGACTTCAACATTCTGGTCCGTGACCCCAGCGACGAACAAACCAAAGAGCAAACAATCTGCGCCCACCAggccattctctctctctacccccagCTGAACATCACCAGGACCTCCAAGAATCTCTCTGTTGAGATCAGCCAGACCTGTCATTCCTATGTGTATGAGTTCATCAGGTAAGGAGTTCACTAACTGCATGCACCTGTGTCCTTTACTGCCTTTTAAGAGCTCTGGTATAGACCCATATATTGTATACTGTTGTTATAGCATTTTTTCGTCCACGATGAAACATCCACCAAAAAACCATCCATACTTTTAAAGAAttcatataaattaaaaaacgaCCTCCTATAAATATTCCTTCATAcattctctcattcactcaACCCTCTGTAATATTATGAACGTTTGACATTCTGATTATTTCTACAGGTATTTATACACACGTAAGATTGAGGTCACCCTTTCTTCAGCCCAGTGTCTACATCAGTTATCCCACATATATCAGGTGAAGCAACTTCTGGAGGATGTAGGCAAGGTTTTCATTCTGCTTCTTCCTCAGGACCCGACCTTCAACACCCAAGTTTCCCTGTATGAATACGGCGTCCGCACCGAGGACCTTGCGCTGCAGGAGAACACCCTGCAGTACCTTTCCTGGAACTTTGAGTTCCTAGTCAGTGCGCCAGTATGGAAAACCCTCTCTGTGCACATGATGGAAGCCCTCCTGTCCCGTTCTGACCTGGTGGTGCAGGACGAGGCTTTGGTTCTTGGGGCGCTGGAGGACTGGCTGAAAGAGAGAACCGACATAGCTCCAGAACGCAAAGTGGCTCTGCTGCAACAGATCCGTTTCCCCATGATTCCAGTGGAAAAGCTGTATGATATTCAGTTCAGCTCAGATATGTACAAGAGCAATGAAGCGTTTTATAGTAGCGCTTTTATGAAAGCCTTCCAGTTTAACACCCTGCCTTTCTCCAAGATCCGGAAGCATTTTCAGGACACTGAAATTTATCTGCCCAGGATCTACACTGGTGAACCATGGAGCGTGGTCATCAATTACACGGCACCGCAATATGATTTTAGATATGTGCATTACGGCAGCTATTATACGTCCGATAGGTCAGCTTCATTCATAACTCCTGTCCACAACAGTGTGATCTTTAAACAGCAAACCATCCAATGGCAAGCTCAGGTTCTTTTGCACAGTGGGGAATGTTCTAGCCAAGGGCTCACCTGTACCTCTTTCCCTGTGGCGAGGCTCTTTCCCTATGTCAATCTGGATAGTTATGAAAGCACTGTTCGCTTCAGCAACAAGGTGGTTCTGATGTGCAAGACTGAAAACATTGTGTTTCACGTCCAAGATTTCAAATCCCTCAAGGCAGAAATTCCCTCTAACAGCAGTATGAGTTTACCAAACCCCTGCCCTGACAACAACTTGTTTATCTTCGTTGTGAGCCCAGAGTACATTTGATTACGTTCTGTAGCACATTAACAGGGCTCTAGCATTGCTTTCCTTTTACTTACTACTGAATTAACTGACGATTATCCAGATGAAAACTgatttattgatattttaacatttcattGTGTAAAACTATGTATAATGATTAAAGTGACtgcacaataataaaaaaacaagtctAACACATCTTTGGCTCCTTTTATTTTCTTGAACAACCTccatgtttattcattcattcattcattatctgtaacccttatccagttcagggcagcggtgggtctggagcctacccagaatcactgggcacaaggtgggaacacaccctaaagggggcgccaatccttttattattattattagtaatagtagtatataattttatttccatttttaatttttattgttgtcAGTGGAGAGATGCCATgtaaattttcattttatttgtgtaCAGTGACAGTAAAGATTATATTCTATTCAACTGGAACAAAAAAGGGTGTTTGGGTGAAAGCACAAATGTAGGACACGCAACATCAAACAGACTGGACAAGCACACAGACTATTATAATGTATTAAACTAaggcaaaaaatataataacaaaataaggaataataataataaagtgccATGGAGAGGAGCTAAGGAAGTGTGTGAATATGTTGTACATAAGTCGGTAAGAATATCCATGTAAGAACTACAGTATGTAGAATATTACAGAATGACATGAATATAGCCGGATTTAAACATCTGTACCGCCGCACATTACAGAAGAGTTAAAATAGGCGAGTTTTGTGGTTGAGTTTAGTCACAAAACCTGACCTTTTCTGAACCAATGAAAATGCAGCAGATAGAAATGTAAACCCTTTATTGTTTTAGTGAAATACAAGAATTGCTTCACACAACCCAAAGCATTAGGGAATGGTTTGGGACGTTATGGAATGCTGTTGGGAAACTCCATCATGAAATGACATAGTTGTAAGAGAATGCAGCCTTTTGGTCAAATACTGTTCTGTGTCCGGTTCAAACTGGAACTGAGAAGTACAGCACATACATTGTTCTGGTTAAACCTGCAACTCGCCCAGTTATTAGAGGAAAGGAAACCCCAGAATAATACGCCCTCTTTACAAACTAGAAGTGGATCTCCATTATTGTTGATTTTTAGATTACATCATCATTTCAACACACAGCACACCTTCAATTATTAATGAGGACTTCTGCTTCTAGAAAGGTACTATTtcaccgctccgggtgactgtctgtgaggagtgtggtgtgttctccctgtgtctgtgtgggtttcctccgggtgactgtctgtgaggagttggtgtgttctctctgtgtctgtgtgggtttcctccaggtgactgtctgtgaggagtgtggtgtgttctctctgtgtctgcgtgggtttcctccgggtgactgtctgtgaggagttggtgtgttctctctgtgtctgcgtgggtttcctccgggtgactgtctgtgaggagttggtgtgttctctctgtgtctgcatgggtttcctccgggtgctcctgtttcctcccacagtccaaaaacacacgttggtaggtggattggcgactcaaaagtgtccgagtgtgtgagtgaatgtgtgtgtgtgtctttgttgccccgtgaaggactggcgccccctccagggtgtattcccgccttgcgcccaatgattccaggtaggctctggacccaccctgaccctgaactggataagggttacagacaatgaatgaattaatgaataataaaaaataataatttaaatatataactatattacatttttagttTCTAGATTGCAACGGCAGGTAAGCCCTTGGACGTTTTTATTTGGGTGGTTCTTagtctaaaatgtttgagaaccactTATATAGAGTGGTAGATATTAAAGAACTGTGAATGAAAATCCAGCTCcagtgcaggaacacaccctgtagggggcgccagtccttcacagagtgacacacattcacacctacggacacttttgagtcacctatccacctaccaacgtgtgtttttggagcgtgggaggaaaccagagcacctggaagaaacccacgcagacacagggagaacacaccacactcctcacagacagtcacccagaggaaacccacacagacacagagagaacacaccacactcctcacagacagtcaccgggaggaaacccacacagatacagagagaacacaccacactcctcacagacactcacccggaggaaacccacacagacacagagagaacacaccacactcctcacagacagtcacctggaggaaacccacacagacacagagagaacacaccacactcctcacagacagtcacccggcgcgagactcaaacccacaacctccaggaccctggagctgtgatagCGACACTACCTGACATATTGAGCCTAATCTTACTTCTACAAGCACATCCCAGGCTAATTTCCCCGAACTTTACTCAGCAGAATATCAACCTTGAATTGTTTAGATTGGGAGACCTAAGGGGACAGTTTCGTGTTTCTTTtatcagaaaaacactgatatCTGGATTCACTTCTCTTTTCTGACTTCTGTCAGTGGTCAGAGTTTCAACACAGCACTGAGGTCATTTCCAAACCGCTGACACGTTTGTTATTCAGCGACGACTTATACAACTTTTAACCTACACAAATCCcttaacacacactttcacttctCAGTAGACATTCTCAGTAGAATGACGGGGGTTTAGGGGGAGCATATACACGTTATACACGTTCTCAGATGATTTGCATATTTACATTAGTAGTAAATATAAAGAATTTAAAAGTTGGTTGCATCAATTTATAAAGATACATTTACTCCCATTCCTGAAGAAAAAGTGAGTTATCTAGTGATTTAATAATTCAATTATTCAGTCAATTCTCTATTAAATATTGTTCACAGTTTGCCACTTGCCTTCAACTGTTACTAACATTTTGTATGATTTCAGGTTATTTACCGGACTTGATCTGGATAAACATCAGTaaaaacattcttaaaaaaTGGAATAGGTTTAAATTTACTGGTAGATTTCCTGGCAAGATTGTGAAATAAAAGAATCTTCTCAGTCTCAGACAGTGTCCATACAGacgccttttttttttttttgaaaacttTGTTTTCCCCtccgtttttgaaaatatccccgTCCAGACAAATGCAAAAACGCCTGTATtttcatgccagtccagtagggggccataatACTGCTTAAAGAGAGACCTCAAAACACCTCGACATAGGTTTAATCTCACCAAATAACTGAATCTTGATCctaacagtgcattatatatctttaatacagcatcatttatatttactccatccatccatccattatctgtagcccttatccagttcagggtcgcagtgggtccagagcctacctggaatcattgggcacaaggtgggaatacaccctggagggggcgccagtccttcacagggcaacacacacccactcacacattcattcacacactcacacctatggacactttagagtctccaattcacctaccaacgtgtgtttttggactgtgggaggaaaccggagcacccggaggaaacccaggcagacacaaggagaacacaccacactcctcacagacagtcacccggaggaaacccacacagacacggagagaacacaccacactcctcaaagacagtcacccggaggaaacccacgcagacacaaggagaacacaccacactcctcacagacattcacccggaggaaacccacacagacacagagagaacacaccacactcctcacagacagtcacccgcaggaaacccacacagacacagggagaacacaccacactcctcacagacagtcacccggaggaaacccacgcagacacagggagaacacaccacactcctcacagacagtcacccggaggaaacccacacagacacggagagaaaacaccacactcctcacagacagtcacccggaggaaacccacgcagacacagggagaacacaccacactcctcacagacagtcacccggaggaaacccacacagacacggagagaaaacaccacactcctcacagacagtcacccggaggaaaccctttaTATTTACTCATACAtaggaatctgaaatctagtgctagctgcatgtacattgtattttaatgatttatgTACTTAACTAAATAGGGAGTGAGGAGGTATTTGAGTTAAATACTATTGAATTTAGTTTTTGAAATCTCCACCTTTTTGAAACCTTCCATTTTCAGTGACGCAGTTTTACACtctgcttttaaaaataaactgatccatgtggagggcggcacggtggcgcagcaggtagtgtcgcagtcccatagctccagggacctggaggttgtgggttcgattcctgctccgggtgactgtctgtgaggagtgtggtgtgttctctctgtgtctacgttggtttcctccgggtgactgtctgtgaggagttggtgtgttctccctgtgtctgcgtgggtttcctccgggtgactgtctgtgaggagtgtggtgtgttctccctgtgtctgcgtgggtttcctctgagtgactgtctgtgaggagtgtggtgtgttctccctgtgtctgcgtgggtttcctccaggtgactgtctgtgaggagtgtggtgtgttctccctgtgtccgcgtgggtttcctccgggtgctccggtttcctcccacagtccaaaaacacacgttggtaggtggattggcgactcaaaagtgtctgtaggtgtgagtgtgtgtgtgtgagtgtctgtgttgccctgtgaaggactggcgccccctccagggtgtattcccgccttgcgcccaatgtttccaggtaggctctggacccaccgcgatcctgaattggataagggttacagataatgaatgaatgaatgatccatGTGGATGGGGCTCTTTCATGCGTCACCGTGTTTTAAGGTCCCTCTTCGCCCCCTACTGGACAGGAATGAGAATGCAGTCATTTTCGTATTCCTCTGgatttaaacattttcaaaaacgAAGAGAGGAAAATCTGAGTTTTATAAACAGATCTGTGTGGACTGGGCCTTACTCTGAAAGTgtcactgaggtgtttaaaaacaccagcagcactgccgtgtctgatccacgtttattagcacaacacacacaccaacacatgaTCCACCACCCTTAAAAAATACCTGGTTTGTGGTGGacctctgggggtcctgacctttgaaggaCAGggggaaagtatgcagagcaacagctggattgcagtctgtaaatgtagatcTACAACCAGCCCCTATATGGCAACTAGTGCTGATATAATTGACAATGAGTGTAGTGACcatgaggtcattttaatgtttcgACTGAATACACAGAAGGCC encodes:
- the LOC136665107 gene encoding galectin-3-binding protein A-like, yielding MSSTIYIFWPFLFLHISAQGWSIFGAQTNGPAQEGSLRLVGSDRSSAGRVEVYHDGQWGTVCDDNWGMAQAQVVCRQLGFPKAINVTVGASNGEGTGPIWLDDVICTGAESTLSSCRFKGWAVTDCSHKEDAGVVCESVKSMDSGSKSTLDHSLSLSEDLGSLFDRGHNCDFNILVRDPSDEQTKEQTICAHQAILSLYPQLNITRTSKNLSVEISQTCHSYVYEFIRYLYTRKIEVTLSSAQCLHQLSHIYQVKQLLEDVGKVFILLLPQDPTFNTQVSLYEYGVRTEDLALQENTLQYLSWNFEFLVSAPVWKTLSVHMMEALLSRSDLVVQDEALVLGALEDWLKERTDIAPERKVALLQQIRFPMIPVEKLYDIQFSSDMYKSNEAFYSSAFMKAFQFNTLPFSKIRKHFQDTEIYLPRIYTGEPWSVVINYTAPQYDFRYVHYGSYYTSDRSASFITPVHNSVIFKQQTIQWQAQVLLHSGECSSQGLTCTSFPVARLFPYVNLDSYESTVRFSNKVVLMCKTENIVFHVQDFKSLKAEIPSNSSMSLPNPCPDNNLFIFVVSPEYI